A single Pseudomonas putida DNA region contains:
- the paaZ gene encoding phenylacetic acid degradation bifunctional protein PaaZ: MSDAPTLQSFIAGRWIGQHGAQALRSALDGHVLAYSHEERPDFAEAVDFARGHGLAQLMAMDFQQRAQRLKALALYLAERKEQLYALSHHSGATRADSWIDIEGGNATLFSYAGIGSRELPSGNLVHEGPAIPLGKQGHFAGSHILVPRAGVAVHINAFNFPIWGMLEKFAPTFLAGMPCIVKPATSTSYLTEAVVRLMNDSGLLPAGSLQLVIGSTGDLLDRLQGQDVVTFTGSADTAAKLRVTPNLIRNSVPFTAEADSLNCAILGPDVSPDSEEFELYIKEVAREMTTKAGQKCTAIRRAIVPAKHIDAVATRLRERLSKVVVGDPSVEGVRMGALASHEQQRDVGERVRSLLQSCDQLFGASDGFAPRGEGVAEGAFFAPTLLLARDPHAEGGAHDIEAFGPVSTLMAYDDLDEALALAARGKGSLVATLVTADRAVAAKAIPVAAAWHGRLLVLDSEAAKESTGHGSPLPQLKHGGPGRAGGGEELGGLRAVKHYLQRAAVQGSPSMLTAVTGEYVRGAEVIETEVHPFRRYFDDLRIGESLLTHRRTVTEADLVNFGCLSGDHFYMHFDEIAAKESQFGKRIAHGYFVLSAAAGLFVSPGAGPVLANYGLDTLRFINPVGIGDTIQARLTCKRKIDQGKTSPLGQPQGVVAWDVEVTNQLGELVASYDILTLVLKNP, translated from the coding sequence ATGTCTGACGCCCCAACCCTGCAGAGCTTCATCGCTGGCCGCTGGATCGGCCAACACGGCGCCCAGGCCCTGCGCAGCGCCCTGGACGGTCACGTCCTGGCCTACAGCCACGAAGAACGCCCGGATTTCGCCGAGGCCGTGGACTTTGCCCGCGGGCATGGCCTGGCCCAGCTGATGGCCATGGACTTCCAGCAACGCGCCCAGCGCCTCAAGGCCCTGGCCCTGTACCTGGCCGAGCGCAAGGAACAGCTCTACGCGCTGTCGCACCACAGCGGCGCCACCCGCGCCGACAGCTGGATCGACATCGAGGGCGGCAATGCCACGCTGTTCAGCTACGCCGGCATCGGCAGCCGTGAGCTGCCCTCGGGCAACCTGGTGCACGAAGGCCCCGCGATCCCGCTGGGCAAGCAGGGCCACTTTGCCGGCAGCCATATCCTGGTACCGCGTGCCGGTGTCGCCGTGCACATCAATGCGTTCAACTTCCCGATCTGGGGCATGCTCGAGAAGTTCGCGCCGACCTTCCTGGCCGGCATGCCGTGCATCGTCAAGCCGGCCACCTCGACCAGCTACCTGACCGAAGCCGTGGTGCGCCTGATGAACGATTCCGGCTTGCTGCCCGCTGGCAGCCTGCAGCTGGTGATCGGCAGCACCGGCGACCTGCTCGACCGCCTGCAGGGCCAGGACGTGGTGACCTTCACCGGCTCTGCCGACACTGCCGCGAAACTGCGCGTCACGCCCAACCTGATTCGCAACTCGGTACCCTTCACCGCCGAGGCCGACTCGCTCAACTGCGCCATCCTCGGCCCGGATGTGAGCCCGGACAGCGAAGAGTTCGAGCTGTACATCAAGGAAGTGGCGCGGGAAATGACCACCAAGGCGGGGCAAAAATGCACCGCCATCCGCCGCGCAATCGTCCCGGCCAAGCACATCGATGCGGTGGCCACCCGCCTGCGCGAGCGCCTGAGCAAGGTGGTGGTCGGTGATCCGTCGGTAGAAGGCGTGCGCATGGGGGCCCTGGCCTCGCATGAGCAGCAGCGTGACGTTGGCGAGCGCGTGCGCAGCCTGCTGCAGAGCTGCGACCAGCTGTTCGGCGCCAGCGATGGCTTTGCCCCGCGCGGTGAAGGCGTGGCCGAAGGCGCGTTCTTCGCCCCGACCCTGCTGCTGGCACGCGACCCACATGCCGAGGGCGGTGCCCATGACATCGAGGCGTTCGGCCCGGTCAGCACGCTGATGGCCTATGACGACCTGGATGAAGCCCTGGCCCTGGCCGCGCGCGGCAAAGGCAGCCTGGTGGCGACCCTGGTTACCGCCGACCGCGCCGTTGCTGCCAAGGCCATCCCGGTGGCCGCCGCCTGGCACGGGCGCCTGCTGGTGCTCGACAGTGAAGCCGCCAAGGAATCCACCGGCCACGGCTCGCCGCTGCCGCAGCTCAAGCACGGCGGCCCTGGCCGCGCCGGGGGTGGCGAGGAGCTGGGTGGCCTGCGTGCGGTCAAGCATTACCTGCAGCGTGCTGCGGTGCAGGGCTCGCCGAGCATGCTGACAGCCGTCACCGGCGAATACGTGCGCGGTGCCGAAGTGATCGAGACCGAGGTTCACCCGTTCCGCCGTTACTTCGACGACCTGCGCATTGGTGAGTCGCTGCTGACCCACCGTCGCACCGTGACCGAAGCCGACCTGGTCAACTTCGGCTGCTTGTCGGGTGACCACTTCTACATGCACTTCGACGAAATCGCGGCCAAGGAGTCGCAGTTCGGCAAGCGCATCGCCCATGGCTACTTCGTGCTCTCCGCCGCCGCCGGTCTGTTCGTCTCGCCAGGCGCCGGGCCGGTGCTGGCCAACTACGGGCTGGATACCCTGCGCTTCATCAACCCGGTAGGGATCGGCGACACGATCCAGGCGCGGCTGACCTGCAAGCGCAAGATCGACCAGGGCAAGACCAGCCCGCTGGGGCAACCGCAAGGCGTGGTGGCCTGGGATGTGGAAGTGACCAACCAGCTTGGTGAACTGGTGGCCAGCTATGACATTCTGACCCTGGTCCTGAAAAACCCCTGA
- a CDS encoding OprD family porin, protein MNRMHLKSAAWLATLALPLPALADFIDDSHARLELRNHYINRDFRQSNAPQAKAEEWAQGFTAKVESGFTGGMVGFGLDAMGQLGVKLDSSRDRRNTGLLPFGPVSHEPVDDYSELGLTGKVRMSKSTLRLGTLQPILPVVVYNDTRLLASTFQGGQLTSQDIDGLTFNAGRLSKVNLRDSSGRDDMGYGAATSDHLDFGGGSYALTPQTSVSYYYAKLQDIYRQQFVGLVDTRPLGEGLSLRSDLRYFDSRNDGAERAGNIDNRNFNAMFTLGVRAHKFTATWQQMSGDSAFPFVNGGDPFTVNLVTYNTFTRAGLDSWQLRYDYDFVAMGIPGLSFMTRYTDGRHAETATVSNGRERERDTDLTYVIQSGPFKDVSLRWRNVTFRSGNGLTNAVDENRLIIGYTLALW, encoded by the coding sequence ATGAACCGCATGCACCTGAAATCGGCCGCCTGGTTGGCCACCCTCGCCCTGCCATTACCGGCCCTGGCGGACTTCATCGACGACAGCCATGCACGCCTTGAGCTGCGCAACCACTACATCAACCGCGATTTCCGCCAGAGCAACGCCCCCCAGGCCAAGGCCGAGGAATGGGCCCAGGGTTTCACCGCGAAAGTGGAGTCGGGCTTCACCGGGGGCATGGTCGGCTTCGGCCTCGATGCCATGGGCCAGCTGGGCGTCAAGCTCGATTCCAGCCGTGACCGGCGCAACACTGGCCTGCTGCCGTTCGGCCCGGTCAGCCATGAACCGGTCGATGACTACAGCGAACTGGGCCTGACCGGCAAGGTGCGTATGTCCAAGAGCACCCTGCGCCTGGGCACCCTGCAGCCGATCCTGCCGGTGGTGGTGTACAACGACACCCGCCTGTTGGCCTCGACCTTCCAGGGCGGCCAGCTGACCAGCCAGGACATCGACGGCCTGACCTTCAACGCCGGGCGCCTGAGCAAGGTCAACCTGCGCGATTCGTCCGGCCGCGACGACATGGGCTACGGCGCCGCCACCAGCGACCACCTCGACTTCGGCGGTGGCAGCTACGCACTCACCCCGCAGACCAGCGTCAGCTACTACTACGCCAAGCTGCAAGACATCTATCGCCAGCAGTTCGTCGGCCTGGTCGACACCCGCCCGCTGGGCGAAGGCCTGAGCCTGCGCAGCGACCTGCGCTACTTCGACAGCCGCAACGACGGCGCCGAGCGTGCTGGCAACATCGACAACCGCAACTTCAACGCCATGTTCACCCTCGGGGTGCGGGCCCACAAGTTCACCGCCACCTGGCAGCAAATGTCCGGCGACAGTGCCTTCCCGTTCGTCAATGGCGGCGACCCGTTCACCGTCAACCTGGTGACCTACAACACCTTCACCCGCGCCGGCCTGGACTCCTGGCAGTTGCGCTACGACTACGACTTCGTCGCCATGGGCATCCCCGGCCTGAGTTTCATGACCCGCTACACCGATGGCCGCCACGCCGAAACCGCCACCGTCAGCAATGGCCGTGAGCGCGAACGTGACACCGACCTCACCTACGTCATCCAGAGCGGCCCGTTCAAGGACGTCAGCCTGCGCTGGCGCAATGTCACCTTCCGTTCCGGCAATGGCCTGACCAATGCCGTGGACGAAAACCGCCTGATCATCGGCTACACCCTGGCGCTGTGGTAA
- a CDS encoding DUF485 domain-containing protein, giving the protein MTPEHIESISNHPDFQHLVRRKRRLNGSLTLAMLVIYYGFVLLVAFSPNTLGQSLSGGVTTVGMLVGVLMVLLSFALTGIYVHRANNVLDPLNDKVKQECAQ; this is encoded by the coding sequence ATGACCCCGGAACACATCGAAAGCATCAGCAACCACCCCGATTTCCAGCATCTGGTGCGGCGCAAGCGCCGCCTCAATGGCAGCCTGACCCTGGCAATGCTGGTGATCTACTACGGCTTCGTCCTGCTGGTGGCGTTCTCGCCGAACACCCTCGGCCAGTCCCTGAGCGGTGGCGTGACCACCGTCGGCATGCTGGTTGGTGTACTGATGGTGCTGCTGTCCTTCGCCCTCACCGGCATCTACGTGCACCGCGCCAACAACGTGCTCGACCCGCTCAACGACAAGGTCAAGCAGGAGTGCGCGCAATGA
- the paaE gene encoding 1,2-phenylacetyl-CoA epoxidase subunit PaaE, with protein sequence MSQFHSLTIKQVRNETRDAVSIAFEVPADLQEAFRFTQGQYLVMRTQLDDEEVRRSYSICSAVQDGELRVAVKRVPGGRFSAFANEVLKAGQQLEVMPPSGSFFVPLDPARKGNYLGVAAGSGITPILSIIATTLASEPHSRFTLLYGNRSSSGALFRDKLEDLKNRYLDRLNLIFVFSREQQDVDLYNGRIDADKCGQLFSRWMDVPSLDAAFICGPQAMTETVRDSLQANGMAKDRIHFELFAAAGNEARREAREAARQVDSALSHITVISDGRALSFDLPRNTQNVLDAGNAIGAELPYSCKAGVCSTCKCRVVEGEVEMDSNHALEDYEVAAGYVLSCQTYPVSDKVVLDFDQL encoded by the coding sequence ATGAGCCAGTTTCACAGCCTGACCATCAAGCAAGTGCGCAACGAAACCCGTGACGCTGTTTCAATCGCCTTCGAGGTGCCGGCAGACCTGCAAGAGGCCTTCCGTTTCACCCAGGGCCAGTACCTGGTGATGCGCACCCAGCTGGACGACGAAGAAGTCCGCCGCTCCTACTCCATCTGCAGTGCCGTGCAGGATGGCGAGCTGCGGGTGGCCGTCAAGCGCGTGCCCGGCGGGCGCTTCTCGGCCTTTGCCAACGAGGTGCTCAAGGCCGGCCAGCAGCTGGAAGTGATGCCGCCATCGGGCAGCTTCTTCGTGCCGCTGGACCCGGCACGTAAGGGCAACTACCTGGGTGTGGCCGCCGGCAGCGGCATCACGCCGATCCTGTCGATCATCGCCACCACCCTGGCCAGCGAACCCCACAGCCGTTTCACCCTGCTGTACGGCAACCGCTCCAGTTCCGGGGCGCTGTTCCGCGACAAGCTCGAAGACCTGAAGAACCGTTACCTGGACCGCCTCAACCTGATTTTCGTGTTCAGCCGCGAGCAGCAGGATGTCGACCTGTACAACGGCCGCATCGACGCCGACAAGTGCGGCCAGTTGTTCTCGCGCTGGATGGACGTGCCCAGCCTCGATGCCGCGTTCATCTGCGGCCCCCAGGCGATGACCGAGACCGTGCGCGACAGCCTGCAGGCCAACGGCATGGCCAAGGACCGCATCCACTTCGAACTGTTCGCCGCCGCCGGCAACGAAGCCCGTCGCGAAGCCCGCGAGGCCGCACGCCAGGTGGATTCGGCGCTCAGCCATATCACCGTGATCAGCGACGGCCGCGCGCTGAGCTTCGACCTGCCGCGCAACACCCAGAACGTGCTGGATGCCGGTAACGCCATCGGTGCCGAACTGCCCTACTCGTGCAAGGCCGGCGTGTGTTCGACCTGCAAGTGCCGGGTGGTCGAGGGCGAGGTGGAGATGGACAGCAACCATGCCCTGGAGGACTACGAAGTGGCGGCCGGGTATGTGCTGTCGTGCCAGACCTACCCGGTGAGCGACAAGGTGGTGCTCGACTTCGACCAGCTCTGA
- the paaD gene encoding 1,2-phenylacetyl-CoA epoxidase subunit PaaD, producing MQPGELIAGDRGARAQQSHDLARAWEVLGQVMDPEVPVVSVVDLGIVRDLGWRAGHLHLVVTPTYSGCPATEVIEGDIRQALELAGFAAPDLERRLTPAWSTDWISELGRDRLRAYGIAPPQGSASKRSLLGEAPQVCCPQCGSRQTELLSQFGSTACKALYRCRECLEPFDYFKCI from the coding sequence ATGCAACCTGGTGAGCTGATTGCCGGCGACCGCGGCGCCCGCGCACAGCAAAGCCACGACCTGGCGCGTGCCTGGGAGGTGCTTGGCCAGGTCATGGACCCGGAAGTGCCCGTGGTCAGCGTGGTCGACTTAGGGATAGTGCGCGACCTGGGCTGGCGTGCCGGCCACCTGCACCTTGTAGTCACGCCGACCTACTCCGGCTGCCCGGCCACCGAGGTGATAGAGGGTGACATTCGCCAGGCGCTGGAACTGGCCGGGTTCGCCGCCCCGGACCTGGAGCGCAGGCTGACCCCGGCCTGGAGCACCGACTGGATCAGCGAACTGGGCCGCGACCGCCTGCGCGCCTATGGCATCGCCCCACCGCAAGGCAGCGCCAGCAAGCGCAGCCTGCTCGGCGAAGCCCCACAAGTGTGCTGCCCGCAATGCGGCAGCCGCCAAACCGAATTGCTCAGCCAGTTCGGCTCCACGGCCTGCAAGGCGCTGTATCGCTGCCGCGAATGCCTGGAGCCGTTCGACTACTTCAAATGCATTTGA
- the paaC gene encoding 1,2-phenylacetyl-CoA epoxidase subunit PaaC yields MHKHDLIPYLLLLGDSALIQGQRLCEWCGHAPAIEEELALMNVGLDLVGQARNWLEYAAELLDDGRDADALAFRRDERAFRNLLLVEQPNGDFAVTMAKQFLYDAWHYAVLQGLVESRDERIAGIAAKALKEVTYHLRRSGEWVQRLGGGTEESRRRMLDAIPTLWRFTVELSAGSDNEVQLAQAGIAADPATVGAAWLKQVSAIFDSVELPLPKAASHFYLSGRQGLHTEHLGLLLAEMQFLPRAYPDATW; encoded by the coding sequence ATGCACAAGCACGATCTGATCCCGTATTTGCTGCTGCTCGGCGACAGCGCCCTGATCCAGGGCCAGCGCCTGTGCGAGTGGTGCGGCCACGCGCCGGCCATTGAAGAAGAGCTGGCCCTGATGAACGTCGGCCTCGACCTGGTAGGCCAGGCGCGCAACTGGCTGGAATACGCCGCCGAGTTGCTCGACGACGGCCGCGACGCCGATGCCCTGGCGTTTCGCCGCGACGAGCGCGCGTTCCGCAACCTGCTGCTGGTCGAGCAGCCCAATGGCGACTTCGCCGTGACCATGGCCAAGCAGTTTCTCTACGACGCCTGGCACTACGCCGTGTTGCAGGGCCTGGTCGAATCGCGTGATGAGCGCATCGCAGGGATTGCCGCCAAGGCCCTGAAAGAAGTGACCTATCACCTGCGCCGTTCCGGCGAGTGGGTACAGCGCCTGGGTGGCGGCACCGAAGAAAGCCGCCGGCGCATGCTCGACGCGATCCCGACCCTGTGGCGCTTCACCGTCGAGCTCAGCGCCGGCAGCGACAATGAAGTGCAACTGGCCCAGGCGGGCATCGCCGCCGACCCGGCCACGGTGGGTGCGGCCTGGCTGAAGCAGGTGAGCGCGATCTTCGACTCGGTCGAACTGCCGCTGCCCAAGGCCGCCAGCCACTTTTACCTGAGCGGCCGCCAAGGCCTGCACACCGAGCACCTGGGCCTGCTGCTGGCCGAGATGCAGTTCCTGCCAAGGGCCTACCCCGATGCAACCTGGTGA
- the paaB gene encoding 1,2-phenylacetyl-CoA epoxidase subunit PaaB → MSVWTLYEVFVRSKHGLNHKHVGSVHAADAAMAIENARELYTRRSEGVSLWVVPSALITASSPDEKDPLFAPSDDKVYRHASFYELPDEVGHM, encoded by the coding sequence ATGTCTGTCTGGACCCTGTACGAAGTGTTCGTGCGCAGCAAGCACGGCCTTAACCACAAGCATGTCGGCAGCGTGCATGCCGCCGACGCCGCCATGGCCATCGAGAACGCCCGCGAGCTGTACACCCGGCGCAGCGAAGGTGTGAGCCTGTGGGTGGTGCCATCGGCACTGATCACCGCCTCCTCGCCTGACGAGAAAGACCCGCTGTTCGCCCCTTCGGACGACAAGGTCTACCGCCATGCCAGCTTCTACGAACTGCCCGACGAAGTCGGGCACATGTGA
- the paaA gene encoding 1,2-phenylacetyl-CoA epoxidase subunit PaaA codes for MYAQLVETGVKRVKALEEMSPEERNFQEKIDAEIKIEAKNWMPEAYRQTLIRQISQHAHSEIVGMLPEGNWVTRAPSLKRKLQLMAKIQDEAGHGLYLYSAMETLGADRDEEIAKLHSGKAKYSSIFNYPTLSWADMGAVGWLVDGAAIVNQVVLQRTSYGPYSRAMIRICKEESFHQRQGYELLLTMMREGTQAQKDMVQDAINRLWWPALMMFGPSDEHSPNSAQSMAWKIKRQTNDELRQRFIDQTVPQLELLGCTAPDPHLKWNAERGHYDFGEIQWDEFYEVIKGNGPCNQERVATRRKAIEDGAWVREAAVAYARKQQNKNAA; via the coding sequence ATGTACGCACAGCTAGTGGAAACCGGAGTCAAGCGCGTCAAGGCGCTGGAAGAGATGTCGCCCGAAGAGCGCAACTTCCAGGAGAAGATCGACGCCGAAATCAAGATCGAAGCCAAGAACTGGATGCCCGAGGCCTACCGCCAGACCCTCATCCGGCAGATCTCCCAGCACGCCCATTCGGAAATCGTCGGCATGCTGCCCGAAGGCAACTGGGTCACCCGCGCCCCCAGCCTCAAGCGCAAGCTGCAGCTGATGGCCAAGATCCAGGACGAAGCCGGCCACGGCCTGTACCTGTACAGCGCCATGGAAACCCTCGGCGCCGACCGCGACGAAGAAATCGCCAAGCTGCACAGCGGCAAGGCCAAGTATTCGAGCATCTTCAACTACCCGACCCTGAGCTGGGCCGACATGGGTGCAGTGGGCTGGCTGGTCGATGGCGCCGCCATCGTCAACCAGGTGGTACTGCAGCGCACCTCGTATGGCCCCTACTCCCGCGCCATGATCCGTATCTGCAAGGAAGAGAGCTTCCACCAGCGCCAAGGCTACGAGCTGCTGCTGACCATGATGCGCGAGGGCACCCAGGCGCAGAAGGACATGGTCCAGGACGCCATCAACCGCCTCTGGTGGCCGGCGCTGATGATGTTCGGCCCAAGCGACGAGCATTCCCCCAACAGCGCCCAGTCGATGGCCTGGAAGATCAAGCGCCAGACCAACGACGAGCTGCGCCAGCGCTTCATCGACCAGACCGTGCCCCAGCTCGAGCTGCTCGGCTGCACCGCCCCCGACCCGCACCTGAAGTGGAATGCCGAGCGCGGCCACTACGACTTCGGCGAGATCCAGTGGGACGAGTTCTACGAAGTGATCAAGGGCAACGGCCCGTGCAACCAGGAACGCGTCGCCACCCGGCGCAAGGCCATCGAGGATGGCGCCTGGGTGCGCGAAGCAGCCGTGGCCTATGCACGCAAGCAACAGAACAAGAACGCCGCCTGA